The following are from one region of the Colius striatus isolate bColStr4 chromosome Z, bColStr4.1.hap1, whole genome shotgun sequence genome:
- the SP6 gene encoding transcription factor Sp6, giving the protein MLTAVCGSLGTQPSDAPRASPTHLDLQPLQPFQPHGSTAGGATDFSSQLPPPELPLAGPDASAFAAPGTYDPHGPSRLELPSDGPAASGAYAKLLPAAPDMAHPYESWFRPPHPGPPGEEGGVNWWDLHAGASWMELPPGQGGGLQVPAHPGLPPALGGYGGGEHQLCAPTAHLLPPPAQHLLGPEGVKALEGPPEPRGPEAEGGGRPKGARRAVPRGGGQAACRCPNCQEAERGGPCPEGVKRKHLHNCHIPGCGKAYAKTSHLKAHLRWHSGDRPFVCNWLFCGKRFTRSDELQRHLQTHTGAKKFACPVCGRVFMRSDHLGKHMKTHEAGKDGGEPEAKGAGDPAAGKGGKRESEGGNAAPTN; this is encoded by the coding sequence ATGCTGACAGCGGTCTGCGGCTCCCTGGGGACGCAGCCCTCCGACGCGCCCCGCGCCTCCCCGACCCACCTCGACCTGCAGCCGCTgcagcccttccagccccacggCAGCACCGCCGGGGGAGCCACCGACTTCTCCTCCCAGCTGCCGCCGCCGGAGCTGCCGCTGGCTGGACCCGATGCCTCCGCCTTCGCCGCTCCCGGCACCTACGACCCTCATGGCCCCTCTCGGTTAGAGCTGCCCTCCGACGGCCCCGCCGCCTCCGGCGCCTACGCCAAGCTGCTACCGGCCGCCCCGGACATGGCGCATCCCTACGAGTCCTGGTTTCGGCCCCCCCATCCCGGCCCCCCCGGTGAGGAAGGAGGTGTCAACTGGTGGGACCTCCACGCCGGAGCCAGCTGGATGGAGCTTCCTCCCGGGCAAGGCGGGGGGTTGCAGGTGCCCGCGCACCCCGGGCTGCCGCCGGCCCTGGGGGGGTACGGCGGGGGGGAGCACCAGCTCTGCGCCCCCACTGCCCACCTGCTGCCCCCCCCCGCCCAGCACCTCCTGGGACCGGAGGGAGTGAAGGCGCTGGAGGGACCCCCCGAGCCGCGGGGGCCGGAGGCGGAGGGCGGCGGGCGGCCGAAAGGTGCCCGTCGCGCCGtgccgcggggcggggggcaggCGGCGTGCCGCTGCCCCAACTGCCAGGAGGCGGAAAGGGGGGGTCCCTGCCCCGAGGGGGTGAAACGCAAGCACCTACACAACTGCCACATCCCCGGCTGCGGGAAGGCGTACGCCAAGACCTCCCACCTGAAAGCTCATCTGCGTTGGCACAGCGGCGACCGTCCCTTCGTCTGCAACTGGCTTTTCTGCGGGAAACGCTTCACCCGCTCCGACGAGCTGCAGCGGCACCTCCAGACCCACACCGGCGCCAAGAAATTCGCCTGTCCCGTCTGCGGCCGCGTCTTCATGCGCAGCGACCACCTGGGCAAGCACATGAAGACGCACGAAGCGGGCAAGGACGGGGGCGAACCCGAGGCCAAGGGCGCCGGGGACCCGGCGGCCGGCAAGGGAGGCAAGAGGGAGTCCGAGGGGGGGAACGCAGCCCCCACAAACTGA